One part of the Moorena sp. SIOASIH genome encodes these proteins:
- a CDS encoding response regulator: protein MTITQTKTPLDITQIKTPKGNILVVDDIPENLHLLSDTLTEQGYDVRGVINGSMALRVAHSVLPDLILLDIKMPDMNGYEVCQKLKASESTRHIPVIFLSALNEVIDKVKAFEVGGVDYISKPFQVQEVLARVENQLTIQRLQKQLWAKNLALETTNQELERSNRELEQFAHVLCHDLNQPLQSIILHTDMLNINYQDRLDIKGEGYITKIRDSSLRMKTFMQELLVYAKVGADSQDITSTDCNIVLGQVLDNLKAAISEKNALITHDSLPTVNVSQTQLIQLFQNLISNAIKFQAPGKSPQVKVSVKPVDNSAEVGIVSSINATGFHENGRNSLEHDGNYWLFGVHDNGIGMEPDQRSHIFEIFQRLHSNKDYPGTGIGLATCKKIVENHGGQIGVESEPGVGSTFYFTLPAQH, encoded by the coding sequence ATGACTATTACTCAAACTAAGACACCATTAGATATCACTCAAATTAAGACCCCTAAAGGGAACATTTTAGTTGTTGATGATATACCCGAGAATCTGCATCTTTTGTCTGACACCCTGACCGAGCAGGGGTATGACGTTCGAGGCGTGATTAACGGTTCCATGGCGCTCAGAGTAGCCCACTCAGTATTGCCAGATCTAATTTTGCTGGATATTAAAATGCCAGATATGAATGGCTATGAAGTCTGTCAAAAGCTGAAAGCTTCCGAGTCAACCCGCCATATTCCAGTAATTTTCTTGAGCGCTCTCAATGAAGTGATCGACAAGGTCAAAGCCTTTGAAGTCGGTGGTGTAGACTACATCAGCAAACCCTTCCAGGTTCAAGAGGTTTTAGCTCGTGTAGAAAATCAACTAACGATTCAGAGGTTGCAAAAGCAACTCTGGGCAAAAAATTTAGCCCTTGAAACCACTAATCAGGAGTTAGAACGCTCTAACCGCGAACTAGAACAATTTGCCCATGTTCTCTGCCATGACCTGAACCAACCTCTGCAAAGCATTATCTTGCATACTGATATGCTCAACATCAATTACCAGGACAGGCTTGACATCAAGGGTGAGGGATACATTACAAAAATTCGAGATTCCAGCCTTCGGATGAAAACGTTTATGCAGGAGTTACTCGTTTATGCGAAGGTTGGAGCCGACTCCCAAGACATCACATCAACGGATTGCAATATTGTGTTGGGGCAAGTTTTAGATAACTTAAAGGCTGCCATATCTGAGAAAAATGCGCTGATTACCCATGATTCCCTACCTACTGTGAATGTTAGTCAGACACAGCTAATCCAGCTATTTCAAAATCTGATCAGCAATGCCATTAAATTTCAAGCACCAGGGAAATCCCCCCAAGTCAAGGTTTCAGTAAAGCCCGTAGACAACAGTGCAGAGGTAGGAATAGTTTCTAGTATCAATGCAACTGGGTTTCACGAGAATGGGCGGAATAGTTTGGAGCATGATGGTAACTACTGGCTGTTTGGGGTGCATGACAATGGCATTGGCATGGAACCCGATCAGCGATCGCATATCTTTGAGATATTTCAGCGTCTGCACAGCAATAAAGACTATCCTGGCACTGGTATTGGTCTAGCCACCTGCAAGAAGATTGTGGAAAATCACGGGGGACAGATTGGGGTAGAGTCTGAGCCTGGAGTGGGAAGTACGTTTTACTTTACGCTTCCTGCACAACACTGA
- a CDS encoding transposase yields MLTQVNNLRLDRQQMLALRQMCHLSKNMFNVGLYNVRQYFFQERKHLRYESNYHHSKENDNYKLLPTDIAQQTLKIVDRSFKSFFGLLKSKAKVSYQEKVRLPGYLPKDGHFILVIPVRKRDWEKLPGKNWLFTVPMSRQFKKEYGSVQFTIPERLRAKTVKEIRILPKYRARYFDVCYCYEDNPEIKIEKSNDILGIDLGLDNFATCVSTTKKSFIIDGKKIKSDNQFYNKRNALLQSNKDLQGIKTLTNRQARLLRKRNHKIRDFTNKAARYVVNWCRENKISKIVIGYNPDLKQRVNMGKRNNQKFAQIPIYTFKDKLESLCQRYGIELAEQEESYTSKASSLDHDELPVWNADNPKKYTFSGKRVKRGLYRTSKGWLINADCNGALNIIRKHTSKPNDFIGGCRGCLAQPLRVFCS; encoded by the coding sequence ATGCTAACCCAAGTCAATAATCTTCGTTTAGACAGACAACAGATGTTAGCTCTCAGACAAATGTGTCATTTGAGCAAAAACATGTTTAATGTAGGATTGTACAATGTCCGCCAGTATTTCTTCCAGGAACGCAAACATCTGCGGTACGAGAGTAATTATCATCACTCCAAGGAAAATGATAATTACAAATTACTGCCAACGGACATTGCTCAACAAACCTTGAAAATTGTCGATAGATCTTTTAAATCTTTCTTTGGTTTACTGAAATCAAAAGCTAAGGTCAGCTATCAAGAAAAGGTAAGACTACCTGGCTACTTACCAAAAGACGGTCATTTTATTCTTGTTATCCCAGTAAGAAAGCGTGACTGGGAGAAGCTCCCTGGAAAGAACTGGCTATTTACCGTCCCGATGTCTCGTCAATTCAAAAAAGAGTATGGGTCAGTCCAGTTTACTATCCCAGAAAGACTGAGAGCTAAGACTGTCAAAGAAATCCGCATACTTCCTAAGTACAGAGCCAGGTATTTTGATGTCTGTTATTGCTACGAGGATAATCCTGAAATAAAAATCGAAAAATCTAATGATATCTTAGGTATTGATTTAGGACTTGATAATTTTGCTACATGTGTTAGTACTACCAAAAAATCATTTATTATTGACGGCAAAAAGATTAAGTCTGACAATCAATTTTACAATAAGCGCAATGCACTACTTCAATCCAACAAAGACTTACAAGGTATCAAAACCTTAACTAATCGACAAGCTAGATTGTTAAGAAAGCGAAATCACAAAATAAGGGATTTTACCAACAAAGCAGCTAGATATGTCGTGAACTGGTGTAGAGAGAATAAAATCAGCAAGATTGTTATCGGGTACAACCCTGATCTAAAGCAAAGGGTCAATATGGGCAAGCGAAACAATCAAAAATTCGCCCAAATTCCGATTTATACATTTAAGGACAAGCTGGAAAGCCTCTGTCAAAGGTATGGGATTGAACTAGCTGAACAAGAAGAGTCCTACACAAGTAAAGCGTCTAGCCTGGATCACGATGAACTCCCTGTCTGGAATGCTGACAATCCAAAAAAATACACATTCAGTGGGAAAAGGGTGAAACGTGGATTATATCGAACCAGTAAAGGTTGGCTAATTAACGCTGATTGCAACGGAGCACTGAATATAATTCGCAAGCATACAAGTAAGCCTAATGATTTTATCGGAGGGTGTAGAGGTTGTTTGGCTCAGCCGTTAAGGGTTTTTTGCTCTTAA
- the nadA gene encoding quinolinate synthase NadA, giving the protein MFTNVLPKTTLELEYPPKDLFEAIEDLKQELNAVILAHYYQEPDIQDIADYIGDSLGLSQQAAATEADVIVFAGVHFMAETAKILNPNKLVLLPDLNAGCSLADSCPPQEFAAFKAAHPDHLVVSYINCSAEIKAMSDIICTSSNSVKIVNQIPEDQPIIFAPDQNLGRYVMEQTGRELVLWEGSCIVHETFSEKKIVELKIQHPKAEFIAHPECEAPVLRHASYIGSTTGLLKYSEESSTAEFIVATEPGIIHQMQKRAPHKNFIPAPGMDSNCACNECPHMRLNTLEKLYLAMKQKTPEITMPEDIRVAALRPIQRMLELSV; this is encoded by the coding sequence ATGTTTACAAATGTCCTCCCAAAAACAACCCTAGAGTTGGAGTATCCGCCCAAAGACCTGTTTGAAGCGATTGAAGACCTCAAACAAGAATTAAACGCAGTTATTCTGGCTCACTATTACCAAGAGCCAGATATTCAAGATATCGCTGACTACATCGGCGATTCTCTCGGTCTTTCTCAACAAGCGGCGGCTACAGAAGCAGATGTTATCGTCTTTGCTGGGGTTCACTTTATGGCAGAAACTGCCAAAATCCTTAACCCCAATAAATTGGTACTACTCCCGGATCTAAATGCTGGTTGCTCCCTAGCTGACAGTTGCCCTCCCCAAGAATTTGCGGCCTTCAAAGCAGCCCATCCCGACCATCTAGTGGTATCTTACATTAATTGCTCCGCTGAAATTAAGGCGATGAGCGATATCATTTGCACCAGTTCTAACTCAGTTAAGATCGTCAACCAAATTCCGGAAGACCAGCCGATTATTTTTGCTCCAGATCAGAACCTAGGTCGCTATGTCATGGAGCAAACCGGACGGGAGTTAGTCCTGTGGGAGGGGAGCTGTATTGTCCATGAAACCTTTTCTGAGAAAAAGATCGTGGAACTCAAAATACAGCATCCTAAAGCGGAGTTTATTGCCCATCCAGAATGCGAAGCCCCTGTCTTGCGTCATGCCAGTTACATTGGTTCCACAACAGGTTTATTAAAGTATAGCGAGGAAAGTTCAACGGCAGAATTTATCGTGGCTACTGAGCCAGGAATTATTCACCAAATGCAAAAGAGGGCACCCCATAAAAATTTCATCCCTGCTCCAGGTATGGATAGCAATTGTGCCTGTAACGAATGCCCTCACATGCGGCTCAATACTTTGGAGAAGCTGTATCTAGCCATGAAGCAGAAAACACCAGAAATTACTATGCCGGAAGACATCCGAGTAGCGGCGTTGCGACCAATTCAACGGATGTTGGAGTTATCAGTGTAG
- a CDS encoding transposase, which produces MSKKQYLALKTLCRLSKNLYNVGLYSVRQFFFTERGYLRYESNYHGVKSNDNYRLLNTDVAQQTLKVVDRSFKSFFKLIEKAKLGAYQFNQISLPKYLPKEGYFPLIMPRVKIKNGFFRVPMSREFKAEHGEIWIPFPDRLQGKKLKEVRLKPKHHARWFEVEFIIEQPNEPQELETGQGISIDLGLNNLATCTMTTGASFVVDGKRLKSINQWYNKINSKLQSTKDKLGIKALTNRQSRLLKTRNNQVRDYLNKAARLIINQCIANKIGVLIVGVNPGWKQEINIGKRNNQNFVQIPHYNLRQKLQALCQRYGIQYREQEESYTSKASSLDGDQIPVYNADNPAKHTFSGKRVKRGLYRSKDGHLINADCNGAWNIGRKSKHDGFTGVSRGCLAQPAKLYVL; this is translated from the coding sequence TTGAGCAAGAAACAATATCTTGCCCTTAAGACACTGTGCAGACTCAGTAAAAACCTCTATAACGTAGGTCTTTACTCGGTTAGACAGTTCTTCTTTACTGAACGTGGTTACCTTCGATATGAGAGTAACTACCATGGGGTTAAAAGCAACGATAATTATCGTCTGCTCAACACCGACGTCGCCCAGCAAACCTTGAAAGTAGTAGATCGCTCTTTCAAGTCCTTTTTTAAGCTGATCGAAAAAGCTAAACTTGGGGCTTACCAATTCAATCAAATCTCTCTCCCTAAATATTTGCCCAAAGAGGGGTACTTTCCTCTGATTATGCCTAGGGTGAAAATCAAGAATGGCTTTTTCAGAGTACCTATGTCCCGAGAGTTCAAAGCTGAACACGGAGAGATTTGGATTCCTTTCCCCGATCGACTTCAAGGTAAAAAACTCAAAGAGGTTCGCCTGAAACCAAAACATCATGCTAGGTGGTTTGAAGTTGAATTTATTATTGAACAACCTAATGAACCTCAAGAGCTTGAAACCGGTCAAGGGATATCTATCGACCTTGGACTGAATAATCTTGCTACTTGTACTATGACTACCGGGGCATCCTTTGTAGTGGATGGCAAAAGACTTAAATCTATCAACCAGTGGTACAACAAGATCAACAGCAAGCTTCAGAGTACCAAGGACAAACTTGGGATAAAAGCTTTGACCAATCGCCAGTCTAGACTCCTGAAGACTCGCAATAATCAAGTTAGAGATTACCTTAACAAAGCGGCCAGGTTGATTATTAATCAATGCATCGCCAACAAGATTGGTGTGCTGATCGTAGGAGTTAATCCTGGATGGAAACAGGAAATCAATATTGGCAAGCGGAACAATCAGAACTTTGTCCAAATCCCCCATTACAACCTTAGGCAAAAACTTCAAGCTTTGTGTCAACGGTATGGGATTCAGTACCGAGAACAAGAGGAGTCTTACACCAGTAAAGCTAGCTCTTTGGATGGTGACCAAATCCCTGTCTACAATGCCGACAACCCCGCCAAGCATACTTTTAGCGGGAAAAGGGTTAAACGCGGATTGTATCGATCTAAAGATGGCCATTTAATTAATGCCGATTGTAATGGTGCATGGAATATTGGCCGTAAAAGTAAGCACGATGGTTTTACCGGAGTGTCTAGAGGTTGTTTGGCACAACCAGCCAAACTTTATGTTCTGTGA
- the nadB gene encoding L-aspartate oxidase, giving the protein MQDFKSSPDEYFPSANTPSQFDIIVVGSGAAGLYAALCLPAHLQVGLITKDTLKTGSSNWAQGGIAAAIDPSDSPELHLEDTQRAGVGLCDREAIKFLVENASAAIDSLVKMGVAFDRKGKKLAMTLEAAHSRPRVLHSADTTGRAIVDTLTSKVLERPNIQVLSHAVALSLWLNPATGHCQGISLLYKGQISWLRASAVILATGGGGQVFAQTTNPTVSTGDGVALAWRAGAIVRDLEFFQFHPTALTKPGAPRFLITEAVRGEGAHLVDHKGDRFAFNYHPSGELAPRDVVSRAIFSHLEKTSADPSHGNVYLDLQPIDPEQIRYRFPNIINVCQHWGIDILKQPIPVAPAAHYWMGGVACDLTSCTSIPGLYAIGETASTGVHGANRLASNSLLECLVFAAQLAEIKTAPNLALQESLPLRKEKGDWERDIEKIASVRQSLPSLMWQSAGICRSQEVLESALAQVNSWRSELAGLEVSQYLLDLLPNQTVKFESPLAEQQLRTAAETFNLLDIAHLILKSAALRTESRGGHYRSDYPQTSPSWQVHTLVQGDRWWKSPQLSLTLEPKEIAV; this is encoded by the coding sequence GTGCAAGATTTTAAATCATCCCCTGACGAGTATTTCCCATCTGCCAACACTCCCTCCCAATTTGACATCATAGTGGTGGGCAGTGGTGCGGCTGGGCTTTATGCAGCCCTTTGTCTACCTGCTCATTTGCAGGTAGGTTTGATTACCAAAGACACCCTAAAAACAGGCTCTAGCAACTGGGCCCAGGGAGGAATCGCTGCTGCTATTGACCCATCTGATTCCCCAGAGCTTCACCTCGAGGATACCCAGCGAGCGGGTGTTGGTCTTTGCGATCGCGAGGCGATAAAGTTTCTGGTAGAAAATGCCTCTGCTGCCATTGACTCTCTGGTCAAGATGGGGGTAGCCTTTGACCGGAAAGGCAAAAAGCTAGCCATGACCCTAGAAGCAGCTCACTCTCGTCCCCGCGTCCTCCATTCGGCAGACACCACGGGTCGAGCAATTGTGGATACGTTGACTAGTAAAGTTTTAGAGCGTCCAAATATTCAGGTGCTATCTCACGCAGTGGCTTTGAGTTTATGGCTCAATCCAGCAACTGGTCATTGTCAGGGGATTAGCCTCCTCTATAAAGGTCAGATATCTTGGCTAAGAGCTTCTGCGGTAATCCTAGCCACAGGTGGTGGCGGTCAAGTTTTTGCCCAAACAACCAATCCGACTGTAAGTACAGGAGATGGAGTAGCACTGGCTTGGCGGGCTGGGGCAATTGTTAGAGATTTGGAGTTTTTCCAATTTCATCCCACGGCTTTAACCAAACCAGGGGCACCTCGCTTTTTAATTACAGAAGCTGTCCGGGGAGAGGGGGCACATTTAGTAGATCACAAAGGCGATCGCTTTGCTTTTAATTACCACCCTTCAGGGGAGTTGGCTCCTAGAGATGTGGTAAGTCGGGCAATTTTTAGTCACTTAGAGAAAACCTCCGCCGATCCTAGCCACGGGAATGTTTATTTAGACTTGCAACCCATTGATCCTGAGCAAATTCGCTATCGTTTCCCCAATATTATTAACGTATGTCAACATTGGGGGATTGATATCTTAAAGCAGCCCATTCCCGTTGCACCTGCTGCCCATTACTGGATGGGAGGAGTGGCTTGCGATCTGACCAGTTGCACCTCGATTCCAGGGCTATATGCTATTGGTGAAACAGCTAGTACGGGAGTCCATGGTGCCAATCGCTTAGCGAGTAATTCCTTATTGGAATGCTTGGTTTTTGCCGCCCAATTAGCTGAGATTAAAACAGCTCCTAATCTAGCTCTGCAGGAATCCCTACCTTTGAGAAAAGAGAAAGGTGACTGGGAAAGGGACATCGAGAAGATAGCATCAGTAAGGCAAAGTTTGCCCTCCCTGATGTGGCAAAGTGCAGGAATTTGTCGCTCCCAGGAAGTTTTGGAGTCAGCCCTTGCTCAAGTTAATTCCTGGCGCTCTGAATTGGCTGGCTTAGAGGTGAGTCAATACCTGCTTGATTTACTGCCCAACCAAACAGTTAAATTTGAGTCACCATTAGCGGAGCAGCAATTGCGAACGGCTGCAGAAACATTCAATCTCCTGGATATTGCCCATTTAATTCTCAAAAGTGCAGCATTACGCACAGAAAGTCGGGGCGGACATTACCGTAGCGATTATCCCCAAACCTCACCCAGTTGGCAAGTTCACACCTTAGTACAGGGGGATCGTTGGTGGAAATCTCCACAACTTTCTCTAACCTTAGAACCCAAGGAAATAGCGGTATGA
- a CDS encoding methyltransferase domain-containing protein — MNTTYSEAVKTAQTYYDGAETDRLYATLWGGEHITYGIYKSSDEPIHDASKRTVETIAQTLENLAPDSRVIDIGAGYGGAARYLAKTYGCSVCCLNLSERQNQRNRQLNQEQNLAHLVEVTQGSFEDIPYPDNSFNIVWSQDAILHSSDRTQVFEEIKRVLQPGGELIFTDPMQKETCPPGLLQPAFDRLGIKDMGSYRFYSQTAQELGFEELHFIDLSENVPIHYRRFGKEVRVRYQEVVRITSTELADKTLKSIEPWIEYYEKGYMQWGILHFRLL, encoded by the coding sequence ATGAATACCACTTATTCAGAAGCGGTGAAAACAGCGCAAACCTATTATGATGGTGCAGAAACAGACCGATTGTATGCTACTTTATGGGGTGGGGAGCATATCACTTATGGGATATACAAGAGTTCGGATGAACCGATCCATGATGCCTCCAAGCGCACGGTGGAAACAATTGCCCAAACTCTGGAAAATCTAGCTCCCGATTCACGAGTCATCGATATAGGTGCTGGTTATGGAGGGGCGGCGCGGTATCTGGCCAAAACCTACGGTTGTTCTGTCTGCTGTCTCAATTTAAGCGAGCGGCAAAATCAACGGAACCGCCAACTGAACCAAGAGCAGAATTTAGCCCACTTAGTTGAGGTAACTCAGGGGAGTTTTGAGGATATTCCCTATCCAGACAATTCCTTTAATATTGTCTGGTCCCAGGATGCCATTTTACACAGTAGCGATCGCACTCAGGTCTTTGAAGAAATTAAGAGGGTTCTGCAGCCAGGGGGAGAGTTGATTTTTACTGACCCCATGCAAAAGGAGACTTGTCCACCAGGGCTACTGCAACCAGCCTTTGACCGTCTGGGTATCAAGGATATGGGTTCCTATCGCTTTTATAGTCAGACAGCCCAGGAATTGGGTTTTGAGGAATTGCACTTTATTGACCTTTCGGAAAATGTCCCTATCCATTATCGACGATTTGGGAAAGAAGTGCGCGTACGCTATCAGGAGGTAGTCAGAATAACTTCCACCGAATTGGCCGATAAAACCTTGAAAAGCATTGAACCCTGGATCGAGTATTACGAAAAAGGGTACATGCAGTGGGGCATTTTGCATTTTCGCCTGCTGTAA
- a CDS encoding NADAR family protein, producing the protein MTIYFYEITEKPYGCFSNFSPHGFELDGLWWPTSEHYFQAQKFAGTSHVEEIRLANTPAEAASMGRERTRPLRRDWEEIKEDVMGRGLLCKFQTHADIREILLGTGDELIVEDAPQDYYWGCGKDRSGKNRLGEILMEIRAILRES; encoded by the coding sequence GTGACGATTTACTTTTACGAGATTACCGAAAAGCCCTATGGTTGTTTCTCCAACTTTTCCCCCCATGGGTTTGAACTGGACGGACTCTGGTGGCCCACCTCAGAGCATTATTTCCAAGCCCAGAAATTTGCTGGTACCTCCCATGTAGAAGAAATTCGCTTAGCAAACACTCCCGCAGAAGCTGCGAGCATGGGACGAGAGCGTACTCGTCCTCTGCGCAGGGATTGGGAAGAAATCAAAGAGGATGTTATGGGGCGAGGCTTACTGTGTAAGTTTCAAACCCATGCTGATATCCGCGAAATTCTGCTGGGGACAGGGGACGAACTAATTGTGGAAGATGCTCCCCAGGATTATTATTGGGGTTGTGGTAAAGATAGGAGCGGTAAGAATCGCCTGGGAGAAATTTTAATGGAAATCCGAGCTATCTTACGGGAATCTTGA
- a CDS encoding methyltransferase domain-containing protein → MTLSQPEKEYPLSKDEALIYDWRIHSIRQALKEKGKATGPLQIEDLLELDHLDQYHYFGTKACDRAIDRLALSPNSRVLDIGSGIGGPARYISYKTECHIQCVELRKSFNEIAQELTQRVGLDKRIQYLTGSILSPQVIDALLPSSFDSIISFLSFLHIENRDKILEICFSSLKENGLIYIEDYVANGPLTPEVQTTLEEVVQSSYVPTRETYRNHFERVGFADICFIDLTTGWKRWVKERYQKLLQSKEESIKLVGENVYEHRRQFYQTISDLFESGKIGGSSILAKKPCAPKIYQVPDTYFSSTTSVYSEQYHFFLEDGSLLALRYFKTGTIEHYSAWWSDTKGYSLELINTSEQQRSNQHISIKNNDGTGSICLPEANIEIQFQVAAEFTWAVPAEKNHRAVIHQPKLLCTVSTGDRTQKGIGYCKIYQGDYPKFWGYHFVHAFFPNYGIIWSAEATFGQEKYNYFKLLNTSETEKEILLSGEDSYHRQTSAHGRIQDKKYHLKFDKKTFATWSSIKRNQPLTMESKLSLEYRAAILQIDDQEVAEGICLKEFCFGTIT, encoded by the coding sequence ATGACACTATCACAACCGGAAAAAGAATATCCTCTTTCAAAAGACGAAGCTTTGATTTACGATTGGCGCATCCATAGTATTCGCCAAGCACTGAAAGAAAAAGGAAAAGCCACAGGTCCTTTGCAAATCGAAGATTTGCTAGAATTGGATCACCTAGACCAATACCACTACTTTGGCACCAAAGCTTGCGATCGCGCTATCGATCGTTTGGCACTATCCCCCAACTCGCGAGTTTTGGACATTGGCAGCGGTATTGGTGGGCCAGCTCGATACATTAGTTATAAAACGGAATGTCACATCCAATGTGTGGAATTAAGAAAGAGTTTTAACGAAATTGCCCAAGAACTCACCCAACGAGTGGGACTTGACAAACGCATCCAATACCTCACAGGCAGTATTCTAAGTCCCCAAGTCATTGACGCCCTGTTGCCAAGCTCATTTGACAGCATCATTTCGTTTCTGTCATTTTTACACATTGAAAACCGCGATAAAATACTGGAAATTTGTTTTAGCTCTTTGAAGGAAAACGGCCTGATCTATATCGAAGATTACGTGGCCAATGGCCCTCTGACACCAGAGGTGCAAACCACTCTAGAAGAAGTGGTTCAATCCTCTTATGTGCCAACCCGCGAAACCTACCGAAATCACTTCGAACGTGTAGGATTTGCTGACATTTGTTTCATCGATTTAACAACAGGATGGAAACGTTGGGTAAAAGAACGCTATCAAAAATTACTCCAATCAAAAGAAGAATCAATAAAACTAGTCGGTGAAAACGTTTATGAACACCGTCGTCAATTTTATCAAACCATTAGCGACTTGTTTGAAAGCGGCAAGATTGGTGGCTCCTCCATCCTTGCAAAAAAACCTTGTGCTCCAAAAATTTACCAAGTACCTGATACATATTTCTCCTCTACAACCTCTGTTTATAGTGAACAATACCATTTCTTTCTCGAAGACGGTTCTCTACTTGCTCTAAGATATTTCAAAACTGGAACAATCGAGCATTACTCAGCCTGGTGGAGCGACACCAAGGGCTACTCCCTAGAACTTATCAATACCTCCGAACAGCAACGCTCAAATCAACACATCTCTATCAAAAACAACGATGGAACCGGAAGCATTTGTTTGCCAGAAGCTAATATAGAAATTCAATTCCAAGTTGCCGCCGAATTCACTTGGGCGGTTCCCGCTGAAAAAAATCATCGCGCCGTCATTCACCAACCAAAACTCCTGTGCACAGTTTCCACAGGCGATCGCACTCAAAAAGGTATAGGTTATTGCAAAATTTATCAGGGAGATTACCCCAAGTTTTGGGGCTACCACTTTGTTCACGCATTTTTCCCTAATTACGGAATAATTTGGAGTGCTGAAGCGACATTTGGCCAAGAAAAATACAATTATTTCAAGCTCCTGAACACCTCCGAAACAGAAAAAGAAATATTGTTAAGTGGAGAAGATTCTTACCATCGCCAAACCAGTGCCCATGGCCGCATTCAAGATAAAAAATATCACTTGAAATTCGACAAAAAAACTTTCGCAACTTGGTCGAGCATCAAGCGAAATCAACCATTGACTATGGAAAGTAAGCTATCCTTGGAATATAGAGCCGCTATTCTACAAATAGACGACCAAGAAGTTGCAGAAGGAATTTGTTTAAAAGAATTTTGTTTCGGCACAATTACCTAA
- a CDS encoding flavocytochrome c has translation MDKSTLSNWDTEADVVVVGSGVAGLAAAVEAKNAGASVVVLEKRSACGGNSIMSDGGIAVAGTDFQKQYGILDSWELMYEDMLRAGLNMNDASLAKIVAQQSNSVLEWLTEYLAVKFQHKPIIFGGHSVPRIHLLHNFSGTAIVKPLLSKVKELGIEIKTNICLTKFGKDVREIEVYDKKQNQARAVYANTGVVLATGGFGGDVAFRMLHDARLTSTVGNTNRLDTTAEGMLEAIKIGASSVHLEYIQLSPWSSPDEKADKIATEFFYTVFPYGIVVHPLTGKRFFNELADRKIRADSILDVGQPSIGIADLEGINISGHSMDRYLSRNIVKRFEDLEELAAAYSLPYQALKETLDRYNKYVENKKDESWQKPIPLDAKPLHAPYYAMRLWPKVHYTIGGVTINAKAQVIDNNGQPIQGLYAAGEVTGGIHGASRLGGSSLTECVVFGRIAGRNAALQKFT, from the coding sequence ATGGATAAGTCTACTTTATCTAATTGGGATACAGAGGCAGACGTGGTAGTTGTTGGTAGTGGAGTTGCTGGACTAGCGGCTGCGGTTGAAGCCAAAAATGCTGGTGCATCGGTAGTTGTTCTAGAAAAGCGTAGCGCCTGTGGCGGAAATTCCATCATGAGTGATGGAGGGATAGCGGTTGCGGGGACTGATTTTCAGAAACAATACGGTATTCTAGACTCTTGGGAACTCATGTATGAGGATATGTTGAGAGCTGGCTTGAATATGAATGATGCATCTCTGGCTAAGATAGTTGCTCAACAGTCTAATTCTGTACTAGAGTGGCTTACTGAATATTTAGCTGTCAAATTTCAACATAAGCCCATAATCTTTGGCGGCCATTCTGTTCCTCGTATCCATCTGCTACACAATTTTTCTGGAACAGCAATTGTGAAACCTCTTCTTTCAAAGGTAAAGGAGTTGGGCATTGAGATCAAAACCAATATTTGCCTCACAAAGTTCGGAAAGGATGTTCGAGAGATTGAAGTTTATGACAAAAAGCAAAACCAAGCCAGAGCAGTCTATGCAAATACTGGTGTCGTTTTAGCTACTGGTGGTTTTGGCGGAGATGTTGCTTTCCGAATGCTTCATGATGCTCGTCTAACCAGCACCGTAGGTAATACTAATCGTTTGGATACTACAGCAGAAGGAATGCTAGAGGCGATCAAGATTGGTGCTAGTTCTGTCCATTTAGAATATATTCAGTTATCACCTTGGAGTTCTCCTGACGAGAAAGCTGATAAAATTGCTACCGAATTTTTTTATACAGTTTTTCCCTATGGTATAGTGGTTCATCCCTTAACAGGAAAGCGGTTTTTTAATGAATTAGCAGACAGAAAAATTAGAGCAGATTCAATTTTAGACGTTGGTCAACCCAGCATTGGTATTGCTGATTTGGAAGGTATAAACATTTCTGGTCACAGTATGGATCGGTACTTAAGCAGGAATATTGTGAAAAGGTTTGAAGACTTGGAGGAACTTGCTGCAGCATATTCTCTGCCTTATCAAGCTTTAAAAGAAACTCTCGATCGCTACAACAAGTATGTCGAGAATAAGAAAGATGAGAGTTGGCAAAAGCCTATTCCATTAGATGCCAAACCTCTCCATGCTCCATATTATGCTATGCGATTGTGGCCTAAGGTACATTACACTATCGGAGGCGTTACCATCAACGCTAAAGCTCAAGTTATTGATAATAATGGCCAGCCTATTCAAGGCTTGTATGCTGCAGGAGAAGTGACAGGCGGTATTCATGGTGCCTCTCGCTTAGGGGGTTCTTCTTTAACTGAATGCGTGGTGTTTGGTAGAATCGCTGGTAGAAATGCTGCTTTACAAAAATTTACATAA